A single region of the Methanolacinia paynteri genome encodes:
- a CDS encoding 6-bladed beta-propeller: MMINEIFIPFDIGVDDFENIYVTDRSKSYIIKIPSKDKNVQKIELRGAIFSNSEQLGAIYVEPYGNTYVSDLWSGNIIKVDLQGNWKIVACSYSVGGYTEGSIGKAGGIVVKSGKFYIADTENSRIHVFDSNGLTLATSFGEPYPYPGETRFNQPFDIAVNSSGNIFVVDSGNHRILKYKLSGLFEKQLKLIASYGSYGTGDGEFNHPKGIVIDKKNNFYIVDSENHRIQKLTPNFKFILKWGTYGSNEGEFKNPKAITIDKSGNTYVADVNNRRIQKFTQEGKFITEWTSYENVSGELNCPEGIAVDGSGDIYISDTGNNRIQKFSPDMNFVLKWGLGGESSGMFHQPKGIAVNNTGNIYVVDSSNHRIQVFSSKGEFIDSIGSEIKIFDINYIVTYEIDDLVNDGLFSYPSAISFDKLGNFYIVDHSVHRIQKFTPGGTFITKWGSEGSGENQFKYPKDIAIDSFGNVYVTDSGNNRIQKFTSEGTFIDTWRGYEKECGGEEFNDPSGIAIDKLNNIYIIDSGNNQIKKFSSEGEFIGNWRMYKKECGGEELKEPSALAVDSSNNIYVVDFGYSTIKML; encoded by the coding sequence ATGATGATAAATGAAATATTTATTCCTTTCGATATTGGAGTAGATGACTTCGAAAATATCTATGTTACAGATAGATCTAAAAGCTATATAATAAAAATTCCTTCCAAAGATAAAAATGTACAAAAAATTGAATTGCGAGGGGCTATTTTTTCAAACAGCGAACAATTAGGCGCAATTTATGTTGAACCTTATGGTAATACATATGTATCTGATCTCTGGTCTGGTAATATTATTAAAGTTGATCTTCAAGGGAATTGGAAGATTGTTGCTTGTTCATATTCAGTTGGTGGATATACTGAAGGTAGTATTGGTAAAGCAGGCGGAATAGTAGTAAAATCAGGAAAATTCTATATTGCTGATACTGAAAATAGCAGAATACATGTATTCGATTCTAATGGGTTAACTTTAGCAACATCATTTGGAGAACCATACCCATACCCCGGGGAAACAAGATTTAATCAACCTTTTGATATTGCTGTAAATTCCTCTGGTAATATTTTTGTTGTAGATTCCGGGAACCATCGCATTTTAAAATATAAACTTAGTGGATTATTTGAGAAACAATTAAAATTAATAGCGAGCTATGGTTCTTATGGAACAGGTGATGGAGAATTTAATCACCCTAAAGGCATTGTTATAGATAAAAAGAACAATTTTTATATTGTAGATTCGGAGAATCACCGTATTCAAAAGTTAACTCCTAACTTCAAGTTTATTCTTAAATGGGGTACATATGGATCCAATGAAGGTGAATTTAAAAATCCAAAAGCTATTACAATTGACAAATCTGGAAATACTTATGTTGCAGATGTCAACAATAGACGTATCCAAAAATTTACTCAAGAAGGCAAATTCATAACAGAATGGACCTCCTATGAGAATGTTAGTGGAGAATTAAATTGTCCAGAGGGCATAGCAGTTGATGGATCAGGAGATATCTATATTTCTGATACTGGAAATAATCGTATTCAGAAATTCTCACCTGATATGAACTTCGTCCTTAAGTGGGGTTTGGGGGGAGAATCTTCTGGGATGTTTCATCAACCAAAAGGTATTGCTGTTAATAACACTGGAAATATTTATGTTGTTGATAGTAGCAATCACCGAATTCAAGTATTTTCATCAAAGGGTGAATTTATAGACTCAATCGGCTCAGAAATTAAAATATTTGATATTAATTACATTGTAACTTATGAAATAGACGATCTGGTCAATGACGGATTATTCTCATATCCCTCAGCTATTTCGTTTGATAAATTGGGGAATTTTTATATTGTCGATCATTCAGTACATCGTATTCAAAAGTTTACTCCTGGGGGAACTTTTATCACTAAATGGGGTTCTGAGGGTTCAGGGGAAAACCAATTTAAATATCCAAAAGATATTGCAATCGACAGTTTTGGTAATGTTTATGTGACTGATTCTGGTAATAATCGAATCCAAAAGTTCACATCTGAAGGAACATTTATCGATACGTGGAGAGGATATGAGAAAGAATGTGGTGGAGAAGAATTTAATGATCCTTCAGGTATCGCTATTGATAAATTAAATAATATTTATATTATTGATTCTGGTAACAACCAAATTAAAAAGTTTAGTTCTGAAGGAGAATTTATCGGAAATTGGAGAATGTATAAGAAAGAATGTGGCGGAGAAGAATTAAAAGAGCCCTCTGCTTTAGCTGTTGATAGTTCAAATAATATTTACGTCGTTGATTTTGGATATAGCACGATTAAAATGCTTTAA
- a CDS encoding ArdC family protein produces the protein MANVYEMVRERIISSLSSGTIPWHQSWKNLSPCNVLTGRPYRGINRLLLSGHEWWGTYRQIKQLGGYVRKGEKASGLVVFWSFEEARPIVNDQGDEVLVMSQREKPLVRYYWVFNLSQCEGIEKEEVGEVRAITSCDEVIERNSPKVTQGPPAYLPTPDIIHMPDMERFESPEEYYSTYFHELTHWTGHESRLKRPGITGPIRFGSERYSREELTAEMGSAFLCAMTGIDMPVIENQAAYVAGWLRHIRNGTVVDVIRAAGDAQRAADFLTGGGEE, from the coding sequence ATGGCGAACGTCTACGAGATGGTCCGGGAGAGGATCATCTCCTCTCTTTCCTCCGGAACTATCCCCTGGCATCAATCGTGGAAGAACCTGTCGCCGTGCAATGTTCTGACGGGAAGGCCCTACCGGGGCATTAACCGTCTCCTCCTCTCCGGGCATGAATGGTGGGGGACGTACCGGCAGATCAAGCAGCTCGGCGGGTATGTCCGGAAAGGCGAGAAGGCATCCGGGCTTGTTGTCTTCTGGTCCTTCGAAGAGGCAAGGCCGATTGTGAATGACCAGGGCGACGAGGTCCTTGTGATGTCGCAGCGGGAAAAACCACTTGTCAGGTATTACTGGGTCTTCAACCTCTCGCAGTGCGAAGGGATCGAGAAGGAAGAGGTCGGCGAGGTCCGGGCGATCACGTCCTGCGATGAAGTGATCGAAAGGAACTCTCCGAAAGTCACCCAGGGGCCGCCGGCATATCTCCCGACTCCGGATATCATCCACATGCCCGATATGGAGCGGTTCGAATCTCCGGAAGAATACTACTCGACCTACTTCCATGAACTGACTCACTGGACCGGGCATGAATCCCGCCTGAAGCGTCCGGGAATAACCGGGCCGATCCGGTTCGGGAGTGAGCGGTATTCCCGCGAGGAGCTGACGGCCGAGATGGGTTCTGCCTTCCTGTGTGCGATGACCGGAATCGACATGCCCGTCATCGAGAACCAGGCGGCTTATGTCGCGGGATGGCTCCGGCACATCAGGAACGGCACGGTCGTCGATGTCATCCGGGCTGCGGGAGATGCACAGCGGGCGGCGGACTTCCTCACCGGGGGAGGGGAAGAATGA
- a CDS encoding HEAT repeat domain-containing protein, with product MEEKQLTPMERYRKEKERRGEENFDIYVAQLNHPHLTYRIKAAEALGNFGDLRAVKHLEQTLNPENESEYLFIAINSLGNLGNPGSVPLLVPFLKSDDKWLRLCAVRALGMIGDDRAALPVIPLLQDKKVDVRKSAVESLGRMGYIEAMDFISPLLSDDDSSVREVVRNTLSGLEKVNS from the coding sequence ATGGAAGAGAAACAGTTGACTCCGATGGAGCGTTATAGGAAAGAAAAAGAAAGGCGTGGAGAAGAAAACTTCGATATATATGTCGCACAACTAAATCACCCCCATTTAACGTACCGTATTAAGGCTGCGGAAGCTCTTGGAAATTTCGGGGATCTGCGTGCTGTAAAACACCTGGAACAGACGCTTAATCCTGAAAATGAATCCGAATATCTATTTATCGCAATAAACTCTCTGGGAAATCTCGGAAATCCCGGATCAGTCCCGCTTTTAGTGCCTTTTCTAAAAAGCGATGATAAATGGTTAAGACTTTGTGCTGTTCGTGCTCTCGGGATGATCGGTGATGACAGAGCGGCATTGCCGGTGATCCCTCTTCTCCAGGATAAAAAGGTGGATGTACGTAAATCTGCTGTTGAATCTCTTGGAAGGATGGGATACATAGAGGCGATGGATTTCATTTCCCCGCTGCTCTCTGATGATGATTCTAGTGTCAGGGAGGTAGTCCGAAATACCTTGTCAGGGCTGGAAAAAGTAAATTCATAA
- a CDS encoding tyrosine-type recombinase/integrase — translation MDSYFEKLPSIDEANIKYLESYVKHLELKQLSEQTIQTKVWRNYNFLISNGFKDSKQVTQDDVENYFIKRRKECSQVTVNGEILEIKLFFRWLLGKETEEAMFENVKIKRVRSSLPTDQLLTRYDIEKLVNACDRQRDRAIIMLLWDTGARIGEIVSLNIGHIEFDRYGAVVIVKGKTGMRRLRLISSVPDLQAWINVHPLRDRSDAPLFTTFTRYGNGNKRLNLHTIQNMLKRVAQRANVHKRIHPHAIRHARLTDLVKNEGGKRGLSEMELRVFAGWEKNSNMPEVYVHLSGGDIERKMLENAGLIDEDQKQEKTLEPVICPRCKTSNPSSALYCTNCSMVLNQEEAIDVEESINEAKGSDDYSMLLEKLKKDLGIA, via the coding sequence ATGGACTCATATTTTGAAAAGCTGCCATCTATCGACGAGGCCAATATAAAATATCTTGAAAGCTATGTAAAGCATCTCGAATTAAAGCAGTTATCTGAACAGACAATTCAGACAAAGGTCTGGAGGAACTATAATTTCCTCATCTCAAACGGATTCAAGGATTCAAAGCAGGTTACTCAGGATGACGTTGAGAATTATTTTATCAAACGTAGAAAAGAGTGCAGCCAGGTTACTGTGAACGGGGAGATCCTTGAGATCAAACTTTTTTTCAGATGGCTTCTCGGAAAAGAAACCGAAGAGGCAATGTTTGAAAATGTAAAGATAAAGCGTGTCCGATCAAGTCTTCCAACCGATCAGCTCCTAACCAGATACGATATTGAAAAACTCGTGAATGCCTGCGACCGGCAGAGGGACCGGGCAATTATAATGTTACTTTGGGATACCGGGGCCCGCATCGGGGAAATCGTATCCCTCAACATCGGGCACATAGAATTTGACAGGTACGGTGCTGTGGTTATTGTAAAGGGCAAGACTGGGATGAGGAGGCTTAGGCTGATATCTTCTGTTCCGGACCTCCAGGCATGGATTAATGTACATCCCTTAAGAGATCGATCGGATGCACCCTTATTCACCACATTCACCAGATATGGGAACGGGAACAAAAGGCTCAATCTTCATACTATTCAGAACATGCTGAAGAGAGTTGCGCAAAGGGCGAACGTCCACAAAAGGATTCATCCTCATGCCATCCGTCATGCAAGATTAACGGATCTTGTGAAGAACGAAGGCGGGAAGCGTGGACTTTCCGAAATGGAGCTCCGTGTTTTTGCCGGATGGGAGAAGAATTCCAACATGCCTGAAGTTTATGTTCACTTGTCGGGCGGGGATATCGAGAGGAAGATGCTTGAGAACGCCGGTCTCATTGACGAGGATCAGAAACAGGAAAAAACTCTTGAGCCTGTTATTTGTCCCCGGTGTAAAACAAGTAATCCAAGTTCGGCCCTCTATTGTACAAATTGTTCGATGGTGCTCAACCAGGAAGAGGCAATCGATGTTGAAGAGTCAATAAATGAAGCAAAAGGGAGTGATGACTATAGTATGCTTCTTGAAAAACTGAAAAAGGATCTTGGGATTGCATGA
- a CDS encoding SLC13 family permease, whose protein sequence is MTPEILLVLAVLLAAIILFVTGKFRNDINAVIIMLTVGILGLVSPLDTISGFGSNAVISIIGVMILGYGIDRTGIMVVIARRIMEIGESSERKITTIISSVLGLVSAFMQDLGSVALFLPAVLRISRKSKIPKSRLIMPMGIAAILGGTLTMVGSSPLILLNDLLEQDALDPFGFFAVTPIGAALLLSGVLYFMLLGRYILPSKDEAEESQRPQEELIESWNLPGSMHHYRVPEGSPLNGMKREEANLKKGYSLYLLAITEGDDVIYGPWRYTVFSAGEILTLLGNFEDAERFAKDYALERYEDQQELTEKVGDENAGFAEIILKPRSKLIGKTIREIAFRKNYSLEIIILLSGNNPKRDDFSDTPLKTGDTIVVYGPWNRIEAIGRDPNFVLLTPVEEKEMKTGKGAVAVGCFAGGIMLSFAGLPISVGLLTGAIAMVLLGVIDMDEAYHAVDWKTVFLLAGLIPLGLAMDQTGTAAYIADFIIQFAGQSHPILLMFAIAILTTFFSLFMSNAAATVLLVPLVIFIGSSTGLDPRGLALLVAVCASNSFILPTHQVNAFLMNQGGYRNSDYIKAGGGMTVLFLVVAVGMVYIMFA, encoded by the coding sequence TTGACTCCCGAGATCCTCCTAGTGCTGGCAGTCCTTTTGGCAGCGATCATCCTCTTTGTCACTGGCAAATTCAGGAATGACATCAATGCTGTCATAATAATGCTGACCGTAGGCATTCTCGGCCTTGTCAGTCCGCTCGATACAATTTCCGGGTTCGGGAGCAACGCGGTCATCTCGATAATAGGAGTAATGATCCTCGGCTACGGGATCGATCGCACCGGCATAATGGTCGTGATTGCACGAAGAATTATGGAGATCGGGGAATCCAGTGAAAGGAAGATTACGACAATAATTTCATCCGTGCTCGGACTGGTCTCCGCCTTCATGCAGGACCTCGGCTCGGTCGCACTATTCCTCCCTGCCGTCCTGAGAATATCCCGGAAGAGCAAAATTCCCAAATCACGGCTCATAATGCCAATGGGAATTGCGGCAATACTCGGGGGAACCCTGACGATGGTCGGGTCATCACCACTTATACTGTTAAACGACCTGCTTGAGCAGGATGCCCTTGATCCGTTCGGGTTCTTTGCAGTAACACCGATCGGTGCTGCACTCCTTCTTTCCGGGGTCCTGTATTTCATGCTCCTCGGCAGGTACATTCTCCCTTCGAAAGACGAAGCAGAGGAATCGCAGAGACCGCAGGAGGAGCTGATCGAATCGTGGAACCTCCCGGGGAGCATGCACCACTACCGGGTCCCGGAAGGATCGCCATTAAACGGAATGAAAAGGGAGGAGGCAAACCTGAAAAAAGGGTACTCTCTCTATCTCCTTGCCATCACGGAAGGCGATGACGTAATATACGGTCCGTGGAGGTACACCGTCTTTTCCGCAGGAGAGATCCTGACACTCCTCGGAAATTTTGAGGATGCGGAAAGATTTGCGAAGGATTATGCCCTTGAAAGATATGAAGACCAGCAGGAATTAACCGAAAAGGTAGGTGACGAAAATGCAGGATTTGCCGAGATAATACTCAAACCACGCTCGAAACTGATCGGCAAAACCATAAGGGAGATCGCATTCAGGAAGAACTACAGCCTCGAGATAATAATCCTGCTCAGCGGAAACAACCCTAAAAGAGACGACTTTTCCGACACCCCGCTAAAGACCGGGGACACCATCGTAGTATACGGTCCGTGGAACAGGATCGAGGCGATTGGCAGGGACCCGAACTTCGTCCTTCTAACACCCGTTGAAGAGAAAGAGATGAAAACCGGAAAAGGTGCTGTTGCAGTAGGGTGCTTTGCAGGAGGGATAATGCTCTCGTTCGCCGGCCTTCCCATATCGGTTGGCCTTCTTACAGGTGCAATCGCAATGGTCCTCCTCGGGGTAATCGATATGGACGAGGCATATCATGCAGTGGACTGGAAGACTGTTTTTCTGCTTGCAGGACTTATCCCGCTCGGCCTCGCAATGGACCAGACCGGAACCGCCGCATACATTGCAGACTTCATCATCCAGTTTGCAGGGCAGAGCCACCCCATTTTGCTCATGTTTGCAATCGCAATCCTCACGACATTCTTTAGTCTGTTTATGTCAAATGCCGCTGCAACAGTTCTCCTTGTTCCGCTCGTGATATTTATAGGAAGTTCAACCGGACTCGACCCCCGCGGACTTGCACTGCTCGTAGCCGTATGCGCATCTAATTCGTTCATTCTTCCGACTCACCAGGTAAACGCATTCCTCATGAACCAGGGCGGATACAGAAATTCGGACTATATTAAAGCCGGAGGGGGAATGACCGTCCTGTTCCTTGTTGTGGCAGTGGGAATGGTTTATATAATGTTTGCATAA
- a CDS encoding nucleoside recognition protein: MIDLYQFTIDTLVLSLDLILASVPMMAVGVFIAELIISFNITDKLSRFSRPITDYANLHPDCGISFMMAFVSPKAANAMLVKYEREGIISHKEMVLAALMNSFPNIVMHWRYLLPVYIPLLGLTGLVYFLILTLVGFIKTFILIISGRFLLRPRDYEICYVEEKVRLRFARHVKNALHSSVKPLVHILKISIPVLIFVAALINTGAFDIIAENIQALGRYFPIPPAGFAIIAAQFGSFIAGASVASGLMASGTLSSEEIIITLIAGNILTSVTRGIRFYGSSYAAIFGPKTGAEIQVLSIILRNIIMMIVLGILIVLW; this comes from the coding sequence ATGATCGATCTTTATCAATTCACTATCGATACACTGGTTCTTTCCTTGGACCTGATACTGGCTTCTGTTCCGATGATGGCCGTGGGTGTGTTTATTGCCGAATTGATAATTTCTTTTAATATTACGGATAAATTGTCACGTTTTTCAAGACCGATAACCGATTATGCCAACCTCCACCCTGACTGCGGGATATCTTTCATGATGGCTTTTGTCTCTCCTAAGGCTGCCAATGCGATGCTTGTAAAATACGAGCGTGAAGGGATTATCAGCCATAAGGAAATGGTGCTTGCAGCACTGATGAATTCTTTTCCGAATATTGTAATGCACTGGCGATATCTTCTTCCGGTTTATATTCCGCTTCTTGGATTAACGGGGCTGGTATATTTTTTAATTCTGACTCTTGTCGGTTTCATAAAAACTTTCATCCTGATTATTTCCGGCAGGTTTCTGCTGAGACCGCGGGATTACGAGATCTGTTATGTCGAGGAAAAAGTGAGGCTTAGATTTGCCCGGCATGTAAAGAATGCACTTCATTCATCTGTGAAACCTCTTGTTCATATCCTGAAGATCAGCATACCTGTGCTTATTTTCGTTGCTGCATTGATCAATACGGGTGCATTCGATATAATTGCCGAAAATATTCAAGCTTTGGGCAGGTACTTCCCTATTCCCCCTGCAGGATTTGCCATTATTGCGGCACAATTCGGATCTTTCATCGCAGGGGCGAGTGTTGCATCGGGACTGATGGCATCGGGAACGTTGTCGTCCGAAGAGATAATCATCACGCTTATCGCCGGAAATATACTGACCAGCGTTACAAGGGGAATAAGGTTTTACGGTTCATCTTATGCCGCTATCTTCGGGCCTAAGACAGGTGCGGAGATTCAGGTTTTATCGATCATATTGAGAAATATTATCATGATGATAGTATTGGGTATCCTGATTGTCCTGTGGTAA